The following is a genomic window from Macrococcus sp. 19Msa1099.
ACATATTGTAAATGGATACGTAGCAAAAGACATTCTTAAAAGTAGTTTACTGAAAGTGAAAAATGAAAGGGCGATGGTTCAGCAATTTAAAGAAGGATTCAACCTATCTCCGAGTATGATGAAAATCGCAGGATACTTTGAATTAATCGGTTCAATCTTCTAGATGTTATCAGTATTTAATAAAAAGTTTTCAAAAATCGGCGCAATGTATAACCACTTAAAAGTAGGTCATGGAGTAAAATCATTAAGTGCTACAAGTAAGTACTTTGGTTTAAACATAATTACATTATTTGGATCATTTGAAAATAATGTTTGTCGTTGTATATTTAAAGGTTGCAATAAAAATAAAAAAATTGAATAATACTACTTCTAATAAGTATTAATATGATTATAAAGTATAATTGTAACAGTATATAAAAATATGTCATGATTATATTAGTGAGTATAACAATATTATCATGACATCAGAACCCTCCACGTTGAAAAACGTGGAGGGTGTCTACTTATTGTATCAATTACCTAACTTTACAGTTTTTTCAATATAATCTAATAGGAGTGATATGAATTCATTGCCGGTTAATGTGCTTAGTCCACCAGTAGCGCAAGCAATTTCATCGAATGTTGTAACGTGATCGGTTCGAATTCCAGAACCATGAATCAACACAGGTACAGCTTCTCCACTATGTTCTCTTCTAGCACAAGGTGTTGAATGGTCTGCTGCTAATGCAATATACACTTGTTCTCGTGTTTTCTTGTGTATATCATGTACTAATGTATCAAAAAGTTCAATTGCTTTTGCTTTTTGATGTGGTTGATTATCATGCCCTTGTATATCTGGTGCTTTTATATGTACATATACAACATCATTTTCTTTTAATGCATCGATTGCTAGTTGTGCCTTTTCTTTTATATTCGTATCCATATTCCCTGTCAATGACGACTTTGTAATAGGTGTCAGCCCAGACATTCGCCCAATGCCAAGTACAGTGCTCTCACCAGCGATAATAGCCCCTTTAAAATTTAATTGTTCGGTAAAAGGTTTCAGGTTTGTCATCTTACCTGCACCTCTTGTAATAATAAAGTTTGCTGGTAATAAATTATTATTTTGTCTTTCTATATTTACTGGATGTACCTTTAATGTTTGATAAATTTTCTCTAGCAAAATGTTTAAAATTCTTGCCGTTTTCATTGCTTCTTTAGAGTTATCTAGTGGTTTTGCTTCGTGAAATGGATGACCATCATTTGGTGCATGAGGATCTGTATCACTGACTTGCTCACTTAAACCTTCACCTCTTAAAATGAGCACAGCACGATGTTCTGTTGCTGCTTTAAATAAAACGGTAACATCTTCAATATGCATGTTATGAATGGCTTGCTCTAAAAGTTTAGTACCTTCACGAATACGTCCTGCGCGTCTATCTAATATAACATTATTGTCTATACGTGTAGAAAAATTACATCGAAATGCGATATCACCTTCTTGTAGGTCCATGCCTTCTCCGGCAGCTTCAATCGGACCTCTACCAGGATATACTGATGGATGGTTTCCAAATAAAACTAAATGCCCCATATCTGTACCTACTGGAATACCTGGACCTATCGGATACATCATGCCTGTGACGCCTTCTTTTGCGAGTTGATCAAGGTAAGGTGTTTTTGCAAATTGTAATGGTGTTTTGTTTTGTAATGCATTGATTGGACGGTCACCAAGTCCATCGGCGATTGCGATTAATAATTTATTAGCCATGTAATGTCACTCCTTAAATAACAATATTTAACCAACCAAAATATATGATAGATATCATGATTGAACCTACTGTACAACCAATCAATCCGTATTTTAATTCATCTAATACTGAAAAATAACCAGTACCAAAATATAATGTATTGACTTTAGAATGTGGTGGTAATGTGATTGTATAAGCAATACCGTATGAACATGCTAATGCGATTGGAACAGGGTTCATACCAAGTTGTGTTGTTAATGTAATAATTGAAGGAATTAATATTGTTGTTCTTACTGTTTTACTTGTAAAGATTAAATGACTAAAAACAGTAATGAATATAAGAATGACTGCAACAAGTGCATGGTTAAATTGATCTAAATGCATTGCTTTTACTAAATGATTAATTAAATAACTTGCACCTTCAGAATCATTTAATGCATTACCAACGGCATACGCACCTGCAGAGAAAATCATTAAATCCCATTTAATATTTGCTTCTTTCCATTTTAGGACACCAATGCGGGGTAAGAAACATAATAGCATGGCAAGGACTGCGGTTTGTTCAGTAGTGATTTCAAAGCCAAACCATTGCTTTTGATAATCCCCAGTACCCCATAAAATTAATGTAATAAAAAAGATGAATGCAGCTTTCTTTTCTTCTATACTCATTGAACCGAGCGCTTCTAGTTGTTTCTTGAAAATATCTCTAATTTTATCTGCTTTTTCGCCACTAGGTAATTCTGATTCAAAGTTATACAATTTAAGACCAATTAAAAACATAATGATTGCTGAAAATACTGCTTGTGGTAATGAACCTAACAACCAATCCATATACCCTAATTTTGTATGTGTTTGTTGATTGATAAAACCAATGGCAATTACTTGAGCAGAAGTTGCGGTTAAAACCATTGTTGTAGAAAATGCATTATTAACAACGCCTTGAAGCATCATAAATTTACCAAACTTACTTTCTCCAGGTGTAGCATTATATACTTCAAGCAATACAAGTAATATTGGAACAAGTAAAGATGCACGTGCAGTTGTTGATGGTACGAAGAACGCTAATATAAAGTTAATGATGATTAATACTGCTAAAGTGTTTCTAGGCGTTTTCCCATACTTCGTAATCAATTTTAAAGCAATACGTTTACCAAGATTTGTTTCACTCATCGCTGAAGTCAATACAAATGCAGCAATCATCAACCAAATAATATCAAATCCTAAAGTACCAAAAGCGACTTCTTGATCTTCTACAGCACCTGTCAAAGGGAGTAATAAGATAGCGATAATAGAGGTTAAATAAATAGGAATAGGTTTTGAAATCCACATGATTAGCGAGAATACGAATATAGCTAAACTTTTTTGTGCTTGTGGTGACATACCTTGTGGTGTAGGCATAAAGAATAAAAGGATAAGTGCAATAACGGCAATAATTAAACCTATTTTTTCATTTTTACTCATTTTTTTGTCATTCATAATTTGTCCGTCCTTTCTATTTGTTATCGATAACTTACTTAAAGCGTAATATAATAGCATATATAGAGCAATTCAACTTTAAATCAAAGATATTCCAAGTTGGAATAATAATTGAGGTGATGTTTCGTATGCAAATTAATAAGTTAAGAAGTTTCATAAAAGTAGCAGAGCATCATAACTTTTCTCAAGCTGCAGAAAGTTTATTTTTAAATCAATCTACAATTTCAAAGCATGTGGATTATGTTGAAAAACTTGTAAATAAAAAACTGTTTGAAAGAAAACAAAAGGGCACCGAACTGACGAATGAGGGGGAACTATTTTATAAATATGCAAAAGAAATTGTTATTTTGTATGATCAAGCAATCGAAACACTAGGTCAAAAAGAAGCACAACAAACTACAAGAGTTGTCATTGGGGCAACCCCTTTGTATGGAGAAAGATTATTACCAAAGTTAATCAATGATATTTATCAAAGAAATAATAAACTAAAGATTAAATTAATTATAGGCAGCTCAAGTGAGATTATGAGCAAGTTATCAGCAGATCAAATTGATATTGCTTTTGTATCTAACTACATCAAGATAGATGCCCACTATTTTATAAAGAAAGTCATATATAAAGATCAATTACAACTCGTGGCGCCAAAAGCATATTGGCCACAATCACCTATTGCATTAAATGAGTTAAAGAAAGAAACATTTATTATAAAATCAGAGCACTCATCTTTATATCACTTTATTTTAAAAGAACTAAAACAAATTCAAAGCGCTTTTGAATTTGAAGATATATTAGAAATCGGGTCTCAAAAAAGTATTTTAGAAAGTGTTAAATATGGACAAGGTGTGTCGATAGTTTCGGAGTTACTGATAGAAACACTAGATAGCATAGTAGTTTTTGAATTAGACAAAATTTCTTTATCTAGACAAGTTCTGTGTGTGTATAAAAAGTCAAGAAGTAATCAATTATCTCATATAACAAAATCTTTTAACTTCGTTATATGAGATAATTCTTAGTTAAAAAACGTAGAAGATCTTTATTGAAATAGTTTAAGAAAATAGTTATATAGTTAGAAGTCTTAAATATTTCAAATTATGGAACAAACACTGACGTGTTTGGAATTGTGCAGATTTATCATTCTACAATCTAGCAGAACAGTATCACTGTCAACTAAAGCAGACATTCTACTAACAGAAGATTGCAAGGGATCACTCCGTTCAACAAGTTGCCCTTGCAATCTTCTGCTGTTCTGCAGTGATTGTCTAATGAAATCTAAATCTGCACAATCTTAAGTGGTTGAGTAACGATTGATGAATCAATCGTTGGAAAGGCATTGAAGGAACTTATCTGAAGATAAGTTCCTTTTTAATTAAGGTTTTTTCAAACACTCACGTTCTTTTACCGAATTTATATAATTTTTAACTACTTAGACTAGCACCGAAGTTTCACTACCAGTTAAAGATCCAACTGGTGTTCAACTAGAAAAAGTAATACAAGGGTAAACGCTGCAACTCCACTACGTTCCATTGCCCTTGTATTATTTTTCGGTCAATGCTATTTCTAATCTGTAAAAATTAAATACATAAATTCAAAAGCACAAGTTCGTGTATTTGAAAAAAGGAGTAGATTAGTATGAATTTTGACAAAACAAATTATATCTATGAGATTAAGGATGTGAAACAGTATTACAGAAAAACACGTGATGAACGCATTAAAGTGAAAAGTCCTGACAATGTGGCAGACTTCTGTAAAAAGTTGATTGGCAACTCAGTAAGAGAAAAGTTTTTGTTAGTAGGTTTAAATACAAAAAACGAAATTACTTTTGTCTATACAGTATTTATCGGAACAATAAATATGTCGCCTATACATCCAAGAGAAGTTTTTCAGGTAGCAATTTTAAATTCATGTGCAAGTATTATTTTAGCACATTGTCATCCATCTGATGACCCAACGCCAAGCAATGAAGATAGAGAGGCAACCAAACGTTTTGAAGAATGTGGAGAACTATTAGGAATACCTGTATTAGACCATATTATTGTTACAGAAAGTAGTTATTTTAGTTTTAGAGAAAACAATCTATTTTAGCATAAAACATAAAGCATAAAGAATATAATATAAAACATATTATATTCTTTATGCAAAATTAAAAAAGGTGGGGTATATAATGGGATTAGATATGTATATTGTAAAAGAAGAAGATGGCAGATTAGATGAAATAGCATATTTTAGAAAGTTCAATGCATTACATGGTTATTTTGATGAAAGATATTATCTAGGTAATCCTGGCAGAGTTAAACTTGATAATTATATGGTAGAAGATGTATACGATAGATTGATAAAAATAATAGAGGCACCTGAAAAAGCTAGTAATTTGTTACCAACTTACATGGGACCATTTTTTGGTGGTTATGATTATGATGATATATATTATCATTACATAGCAGAAGCATTTGAGACATTTCATAAATTAAAACAGATAGATGTTGATAAGGAAAACTACTATTATATGGCAGATTATTAAAGTAAGCCGACAAAGCCCAGGGGGCTTCTGTCGGCTTACAGTGCAAGGAACAAACACTAGCGTGTTTGGAATTGTGCAGATTTATCATTCTACAATCTAGCAGAACAGTATCACTGTCAACTAAAGCAGACGTTCTACTAACAGAAGATTGCAAGGGATCACTCCGTTCAACAAGTTGCCCTTGCAATCTTTTGCCGTTCTGCAGTGATTGTCTAATGAAATCTAAATCTGCACAATCTTAACTGATTGAGTAACGATTGATGAATCAATCGTTGGAAAGGCATTGAAGGAACTTATCTGAAGATAAGTTCCTTTTTAATTAAGGTTTTTTCAAACACTCACGTTCTTTTACCGAATTTATATAATTTTTAACTACTTAGACTAGCACCGAAGTTTCACTACCAGTTAAAGATCCAACTGGTGTTCAACTAGAAAAAGTAATACAAGGGTAAACGCTGCAACTCCACTACGTTCCATTGCCCTTGTATTATTTTTCGGTCAATGCTATTTCTAATCCGTAAAAATTAAATACATAAATTCAAAAGCACAAGTTCGTGTATTTGAAAAAAGGAGAGATTAGTCATGTTTGAATTACAAGCTACAGAAAGTATTGAAAAACCCGATTTAACAGAGTTTCAACAGGAATTTATCCAGCGTTTATTAAAACAAAAGTTAAATATTGCAGTAGAAAAAGGTAAATCGCACTTTATATTATTTTCAACGACTTCTCTTAATATTGAAAATACAGTTACGTGGGATTTTGGTAGAGGATTCTTTGCTGATGAATACTTAAACGAAAATACAAAGCGTTTTGGTGAATCATTAAAATCTAAACCAATATATGCACCCAATTTAATTGCAATATTGCGTCACGATTTGGAGCCTTTAGGATATAAGGTGATATGGAAAGATACTTGGATATATAACATAGGTGAAATTATCGTGAGTTGGGAGGTATTCAATGAAAGTTAGTTCTGAATTTGGTAAGTCTATTATTGATAATTATAGAGAGCCATCTAGAAATGTATCTCATCAAGACAGATATTATTATTTAGATGGAAAAGAATATGTAGCTATTGATAACCGTTCAGGAGAATGTTTTGTAGAAGTGTTTTCCAGTGAAATACAAGCACTAGCTTATACACATACGGATTATAGCTATGAAACAATTGAAAGTGCCTATGAACAGATAGGAGTTAAAACATATAAAAATTTAATTAATGCGTGTGCAGTCATTGAAAATTATTGACTGCATCACGCCACTAATATAAGAAAAGCGTTTATATTAGTGGCGTGATAAGTGCATGGAATAAATCTCGCATAAGCTCACTCGATTTATTGATTAAATTAAAGATTAAAACACAAATTGCATTTATATATTTATATAATTTTTTAGTTTTCAGACTAACAATAAAGTTTCACTATCAGCTGAAGCTAATGTTCAACTAGCCTAATGATGCAAGGGATCACTACGTTCAACAAGTTGCCCTTGCATCATCAGTACCTTACTGTTATTTCTGAACTATAAAAATTAATAACATAAATATATAACTGCACAAGTTCGTGTATTTGAAAAAAGGAGCGTACCACAATGACAAAAATTAGTTTAAAGAATTTAAGAAAAGAGATACCCCAAGAGATGATTCCAGGAAATTTTGTGAGAGGGAAAGAAATCGTGTTCACTTATCTGATAGTTAGTGAAATTGAAGGTGAATACTATGTATATACTTATGAGAAAGGACAAGGATATACGCATAAATCATGTACACCTCCGTTTGAAACATTAAAAGACGCTTTAGTTGAATATCAGATGAAGGAG
Proteins encoded in this region:
- a CDS encoding 2,3-bisphosphoglycerate-independent phosphoglycerate mutase, giving the protein MANKLLIAIADGLGDRPINALQNKTPLQFAKTPYLDQLAKEGVTGMMYPIGPGIPVGTDMGHLVLFGNHPSVYPGRGPIEAAGEGMDLQEGDIAFRCNFSTRIDNNVILDRRAGRIREGTKLLEQAIHNMHIEDVTVLFKAATEHRAVLILRGEGLSEQVSDTDPHAPNDGHPFHEAKPLDNSKEAMKTARILNILLEKIYQTLKVHPVNIERQNNNLLPANFIITRGAGKMTNLKPFTEQLNFKGAIIAGESTVLGIGRMSGLTPITKSSLTGNMDTNIKEKAQLAIDALKENDVVYVHIKAPDIQGHDNQPHQKAKAIELFDTLVHDIHKKTREQVYIALAADHSTPCARREHSGEAVPVLIHGSGIRTDHVTTFDEIACATGGLSTLTGNEFISLLLDYIEKTVKLGN
- a CDS encoding DASS family sodium-coupled anion symporter; this translates as MNDKKMSKNEKIGLIIAVIALILLFFMPTPQGMSPQAQKSLAIFVFSLIMWISKPIPIYLTSIIAILLLPLTGAVEDQEVAFGTLGFDIIWLMIAAFVLTSAMSETNLGKRIALKLITKYGKTPRNTLAVLIIINFILAFFVPSTTARASLLVPILLVLLEVYNATPGESKFGKFMMLQGVVNNAFSTTMVLTATSAQVIAIGFINQQTHTKLGYMDWLLGSLPQAVFSAIIMFLIGLKLYNFESELPSGEKADKIRDIFKKQLEALGSMSIEEKKAAFIFFITLILWGTGDYQKQWFGFEITTEQTAVLAMLLCFLPRIGVLKWKEANIKWDLMIFSAGAYAVGNALNDSEGASYLINHLVKAMHLDQFNHALVAVILIFITVFSHLIFTSKTVRTTILIPSIITLTTQLGMNPVPIALACSYGIAYTITLPPHSKVNTLYFGTGYFSVLDELKYGLIGCTVGSIMISIIYFGWLNIVI
- a CDS encoding LysR family transcriptional regulator; its protein translation is MQINKLRSFIKVAEHHNFSQAAESLFLNQSTISKHVDYVEKLVNKKLFERKQKGTELTNEGELFYKYAKEIVILYDQAIETLGQKEAQQTTRVVIGATPLYGERLLPKLINDIYQRNNKLKIKLIIGSSSEIMSKLSADQIDIAFVSNYIKIDAHYFIKKVIYKDQLQLVAPKAYWPQSPIALNELKKETFIIKSEHSSLYHFILKELKQIQSAFEFEDILEIGSQKSILESVKYGQGVSIVSELLIETLDSIVVFELDKISLSRQVLCVYKKSRSNQLSHITKSFNFVI
- a CDS encoding JAB domain-containing protein, whose amino-acid sequence is MNFDKTNYIYEIKDVKQYYRKTRDERIKVKSPDNVADFCKKLIGNSVREKFLLVGLNTKNEITFVYTVFIGTINMSPIHPREVFQVAILNSCASIILAHCHPSDDPTPSNEDREATKRFEECGELLGIPVLDHIIVTESSYFSFRENNLF